One stretch of Corynebacterium imitans DNA includes these proteins:
- a CDS encoding pyruvate carboxylase, protein MDTLPLNDLPAFKKILVANRGEIAVRAFRAAFETGAKTVAVYPREDRNSFHRPFADEAVQIGTEGQPVKAYLDIDEIIRAAKQTGADAVYPGYGFLSERADLARACAANGIKFIGPSAETLDLTGDKAAAVHAAERAGLPTLKDSEPSADPKQLAEYAKEFQFPVFVKAVAGGGGRGMRFIEKPEDVEALAAEASREAEAAFGDPNVYIERAVINPQHIEVQVMADSYGNVIHLYERDCSLQRRHQKVVEIAPAQHITEEQRQRICADAVAFCKEINYEGAGTVEFLVDEEGNHVFIEMNPRVQVEHTVTEEVTGVDIVKNQMYIAAGAKLADIHLEQDLIEVNGAALQCRITTEDPNNGFRPDSGTVTGYRSPGGAGVRLDGSVAVGTEITPNFDSLLVKMTCRGRNFQVAVDRALRALNEFTVNGVSTNIGFLRALLSQQDFQKERINTGYIAAHPFLLEAPPAADDAGRILDYLANVTVNRPNGPRPTEIRPSKKLPTTDYGETPRGSRDELLELGPTKWAEKLRNQTALGVTETTFRDAHQSLLATRIRTNTLVAAAKHVGHLTPELTSVEAWGGATYDVGMRFLHESPWMRLDELREAMPNVNIQMLLRGRNTVGYTPYPDSVTRAFVQEAANSGIDIFRIFDALNDVSQMRPAIDAVLETNTTVAEVAMAYSGNLLDPAEDLYTLDYYLKLAEQIVDAGAHVLAIKDMAGLMRPGAAAKLVTALRERFDLPVHVHTHDTAGGQLATYLAAANAGADVVDVASAPLAGTTSQPSMSALVAAFANTERDTGISLQAVSDMEPYWEAVRQVYAPFESGIPGPTGRVYKHEIPGGQLSNLRTQANALGLGDRFELIEDYYAAVNEILGRPTKVTPSSKVVGDLALHLVGAGVDPKDFAENPRKYDIPESVIGFLQGELGTPPGGWPLLRDAALADRSPVDHTVEVPAELEGDLASEDHTTRRAALDKLLFPKQYAEFLEHRRTYGVTDQLSDKTFFYGLVEGEETMIWYGEIDEQRPPLSVRLDAVGEPDEKGMRQVILTVNGQIRPMLVRDESAESTVAEAEKADTSNPGHVAAPFAGVVNLTVKVGDEVKAGDQVATIEAMKMEAGISATKDGTIERLAFSQPTKVEGGDLVVVIS, encoded by the coding sequence GTGGACACGCTTCCTCTCAATGACCTGCCCGCATTCAAGAAGATTCTGGTTGCGAACCGCGGTGAGATCGCCGTCCGCGCGTTCCGCGCCGCGTTTGAGACCGGGGCGAAGACAGTCGCCGTCTACCCCCGGGAGGACCGCAACTCCTTCCACCGCCCGTTCGCGGACGAGGCGGTGCAGATTGGTACCGAGGGCCAGCCCGTCAAGGCGTACCTGGATATCGACGAGATTATCCGCGCCGCGAAGCAGACCGGCGCCGACGCCGTCTACCCGGGCTACGGCTTCCTTTCCGAGCGCGCTGACCTCGCCCGCGCCTGTGCCGCCAACGGCATCAAGTTCATCGGTCCGTCTGCCGAGACCCTGGACCTGACCGGCGACAAGGCCGCCGCCGTCCACGCCGCCGAGCGCGCCGGCCTGCCCACGCTGAAGGACTCCGAGCCCTCCGCCGACCCGAAGCAACTGGCCGAGTATGCGAAGGAATTCCAGTTCCCCGTCTTTGTCAAGGCTGTCGCCGGTGGCGGCGGGCGTGGCATGCGCTTCATTGAGAAGCCGGAGGACGTCGAGGCCCTCGCCGCTGAGGCATCCCGCGAGGCGGAGGCCGCTTTCGGCGACCCGAACGTCTACATCGAGCGTGCTGTGATCAACCCGCAGCACATCGAGGTGCAGGTCATGGCCGACTCCTACGGCAACGTGATCCACCTCTACGAGCGTGATTGCTCCCTGCAGCGCCGCCACCAGAAGGTCGTCGAGATCGCGCCCGCTCAGCACATCACCGAGGAGCAGCGCCAGCGCATCTGTGCTGATGCCGTGGCGTTTTGTAAGGAGATCAACTACGAGGGCGCTGGCACCGTCGAGTTCCTCGTGGACGAAGAAGGCAACCACGTCTTCATCGAGATGAACCCGCGCGTGCAGGTTGAGCACACCGTGACCGAGGAGGTCACCGGCGTGGACATCGTGAAGAACCAGATGTACATCGCCGCGGGCGCGAAGCTCGCGGACATCCACCTGGAGCAGGACCTCATCGAGGTCAACGGTGCGGCCCTGCAGTGCCGCATCACCACCGAGGACCCGAACAACGGCTTCCGCCCAGACTCCGGCACCGTGACCGGTTACCGTTCCCCGGGCGGCGCGGGTGTGCGCCTCGACGGTTCTGTGGCCGTGGGCACCGAAATCACCCCCAACTTCGACTCGCTGCTGGTCAAGATGACCTGCCGCGGCCGCAACTTCCAAGTGGCCGTGGACCGCGCCCTGCGCGCGCTCAACGAGTTCACCGTCAACGGTGTCTCCACCAACATCGGTTTCCTGCGCGCGCTGCTGTCGCAGCAGGACTTCCAGAAGGAGCGCATCAACACCGGCTACATCGCCGCGCACCCCTTCCTGCTGGAGGCCCCGCCGGCTGCCGACGACGCTGGCCGCATCCTGGATTACCTGGCTAACGTCACGGTGAACCGCCCGAACGGCCCGCGCCCGACGGAGATCCGCCCGTCGAAGAAGCTGCCCACCACCGACTACGGCGAGACCCCGCGCGGCTCTCGCGACGAGCTGCTCGAGCTCGGCCCGACAAAGTGGGCGGAGAAGCTGCGCAACCAGACCGCGCTGGGTGTGACCGAGACGACCTTCCGCGACGCGCACCAGTCGCTGCTGGCCACCCGCATCCGCACGAACACGCTCGTCGCAGCGGCGAAGCATGTCGGCCACCTCACCCCGGAGCTGACCTCCGTGGAGGCCTGGGGCGGCGCGACCTACGACGTGGGCATGCGCTTTTTGCACGAGTCGCCGTGGATGCGCCTTGATGAGCTGCGCGAGGCGATGCCGAACGTGAACATCCAGATGCTGCTGCGCGGCCGCAACACGGTCGGCTACACCCCGTACCCGGACTCGGTCACCCGCGCGTTCGTGCAGGAGGCGGCGAACTCCGGCATCGATATCTTCCGCATCTTCGACGCGCTCAACGACGTCTCCCAGATGCGCCCGGCCATCGACGCCGTGCTGGAGACCAACACCACCGTCGCCGAGGTTGCCATGGCCTACTCCGGCAACCTGCTCGACCCGGCCGAGGACCTCTACACGCTGGACTACTACCTGAAGCTGGCGGAGCAGATTGTCGACGCCGGCGCGCACGTCCTTGCCATCAAGGACATGGCCGGCCTCATGCGCCCGGGCGCGGCGGCGAAGCTCGTCACCGCGCTGCGCGAGCGCTTCGACCTGCCGGTCCACGTGCACACCCACGACACCGCGGGCGGCCAGCTGGCCACCTACCTCGCCGCCGCCAACGCCGGCGCTGATGTAGTTGACGTGGCATCCGCCCCGCTCGCCGGTACGACCTCGCAGCCGTCGATGTCCGCCCTTGTCGCGGCGTTTGCCAACACGGAGCGCGACACCGGCATTTCGCTGCAGGCTGTCTCCGACATGGAGCCTTACTGGGAGGCCGTGCGCCAGGTCTACGCGCCGTTCGAGTCCGGTATTCCCGGCCCGACCGGTCGCGTGTACAAGCACGAGATCCCGGGCGGCCAGCTTTCCAACCTGCGCACGCAGGCCAACGCCCTGGGCCTGGGCGACCGTTTCGAGCTGATCGAGGACTACTACGCCGCAGTCAACGAGATCCTCGGCCGCCCCACCAAGGTCACCCCGTCGTCGAAGGTTGTCGGCGACCTGGCGCTGCACCTCGTGGGCGCGGGCGTGGACCCGAAGGACTTCGCGGAAAACCCGCGCAAGTACGACATCCCCGAGTCCGTCATCGGCTTCCTGCAGGGTGAGCTGGGCACGCCTCCGGGCGGCTGGCCGCTGCTTCGCGACGCGGCACTCGCCGACCGCAGCCCCGTCGATCACACCGTCGAGGTCCCGGCCGAGCTCGAGGGTGACCTCGCTTCCGAGGACCACACCACCCGCCGCGCGGCGCTGGACAAGCTGCTGTTCCCGAAGCAGTACGCGGAGTTCCTCGAACACCGCCGCACCTACGGTGTGACCGACCAGCTCTCCGACAAGACCTTTTTCTACGGCCTTGTCGAGGGCGAGGAGACCATGATTTGGTACGGCGAGATCGACGAACAGCGCCCGCCGCTGTCCGTGCGCCTCGACGCCGTCGGCGAGCCGGACGAGAAGGGCATGCGCCAGGTCATCCTCACCGTCAACGGCCAGATCCGTCCGATGCTGGTGCGTGACGAGAGCGCCGAGTCCACGGTCGCGGAGGCTGAGAAGGCCGACACCTCGAACCCGGGCCATGTGGCCGCACCGTTCGCGGGCGTGGTCAACCTCACCGTGAAGGTGGGCGACGAGGTCAAGGCCGGCGACCAGGTCGCCACGATCGAGGCGATGAAGATGGAGGCCGGCATTTCCGCCACCAAGGACGGCACGATCGAGCGCCTCGCGTTTAGCCAGCCGACCAAGGTGGAGGGCGGCGACCTGGTGGTGGTCATCTCCTAG